In the Oreochromis aureus strain Israel breed Guangdong linkage group 14, ZZ_aureus, whole genome shotgun sequence genome, one interval contains:
- the txndc17 gene encoding thioredoxin domain-containing protein 17, which produces MAHYEEVNVHGYDEFCRAVSERKGKDIFAYFSGDKDKQGKSWCPDCVKAEPVVRGQLSHLPEGSVFIYCQVGERAYWKDPKNDFKETLKLTGVPTLLRYGTPQKLVEEECFKADLVKMMFTED; this is translated from the exons ATGGCCCATTACGAAGAAGTAAATGTGCACGGGTATGATGAATTCTGTCGGGCTGTGTCTGAGAGAAAAGGGAAGGATATTTTTGCTTACTTTTCAGGGGATAAAGACAAGCAAGGAAAGAGCTGGTGTCCAGATTGTGTAAAAG CCGAGCCTGTTGTAAGAGGACAGCTGAGTCACCTTCCTGAGGGCTCTGTTTTCATCTACTGCCAAGTTGGAGAAAGAGCCTA TTGGAAGGATCCAAAGAATGATTTCAAGGAGACACTGAAGTTGACTGGAGTTCCCACACTGCTGCGATATGGCACA CCTCAGAAGTTGGTGGAGGAGGAATGTTTCAAAGCAGACCTGGTGAAGATGATGTTCACCGAGGACTGA